In one window of Cytophagaceae bacterium ABcell3 DNA:
- a CDS encoding septal ring lytic transglycosylase RlpA family protein: MRFFYMKSTVQYLLIICLVLMARMPAFSGQPVDKDTNAPYAQKGEASYYAKKFEGRVTASGTVFRNDKFTAAHKTLPFGTVVKVTNLKNNRTVTVKITDRGPFVKGRVIDLSQRAARRLGMLEDGVVKVLVEVEKPAPGYAISDSGVRKK; encoded by the coding sequence GTGCGTTTTTTCTACATGAAAAGCACTGTTCAATATCTCCTTATAATATGTTTGGTCTTAATGGCTCGAATGCCTGCTTTTTCTGGACAACCAGTTGATAAAGATACTAATGCTCCATATGCCCAAAAGGGAGAAGCTTCATACTATGCAAAGAAGTTTGAAGGAAGGGTAACTGCTAGTGGTACTGTTTTTAGAAATGATAAGTTCACGGCAGCGCATAAAACATTGCCTTTTGGAACAGTAGTGAAAGTTACAAACCTGAAGAATAATCGTACTGTAACTGTGAAAATCACGGATAGAGGCCCTTTTGTCAAAGGTCGTGTCATAGATCTCTCCCAAAGAGCTGCAAGAAGGTTAGGCATGCTGGAAGACGGGGTGGTAAAGGTGCTTGTGGAGGTGGAAAAGCCGGCACCAGGTTACGCTATAAGTGACTCTGGTGTAAGGAAGAAATAG
- a CDS encoding YdiU family protein, with product MNKLSSKTYKNEFVNLFPGDESGDLRPRQTPGVFYSKVRPTPVKKPELIAWSDDLANVLEMEKPSHEDIQILGGNLVTPSMSPYAACYAGHQFGHWAGQLGDGRAITLGEWETSKGETYELQLKGAGPTPYSRRADGRAVLRSSVREYLISEAMHYLGVPTTRALSLVSTGEQVLRDMFYDGRAAYEPGAVVMRVAPSFLRFGNFEMLAAREDRSLLKKLINFTIDNYYPHITGTDKIAQWFGEVVERTASLMVEWLRVGFVHGVMNTDNMSILGLTIDYGPYSFLDNYDLDFTPNTTDLPGRRYAFGKQAFVGQWNLGCLGGALTPICTETSELIKIIEGYENIFYEKFYQMMGDKLGLDQVKSDDKELIHLVEKVLQDIQPDMTMFYQLLADVSLETNDEGAVVSHFESCLYKPLSSEQSSKLTELLHLYIKRIKANQISREESVKRMRAANPRFILRNYLLHQAIEELEEGKNDLFRKLEKAIKQPYSTEYDEFFVKRPAWADEKAGCSMLSCSS from the coding sequence ATGAATAAACTTAGTTCAAAAACATACAAAAATGAATTTGTCAACCTGTTTCCAGGTGATGAAAGTGGAGATTTAAGGCCGCGCCAGACGCCTGGGGTGTTTTATAGTAAGGTTCGTCCAACACCAGTAAAAAAGCCAGAGCTAATTGCTTGGTCAGATGATTTGGCGAATGTGCTGGAAATGGAAAAGCCTTCACATGAAGATATCCAGATATTGGGAGGAAATTTAGTTACCCCGTCAATGTCTCCATATGCCGCTTGCTATGCAGGGCATCAGTTTGGGCACTGGGCAGGGCAGTTAGGGGATGGGCGCGCCATTACTTTGGGGGAGTGGGAAACAAGTAAAGGCGAGACTTATGAATTGCAGCTCAAAGGGGCTGGCCCAACTCCATATTCACGCCGTGCTGATGGACGTGCCGTATTGAGGTCTTCAGTCAGAGAATACCTGATTAGTGAGGCCATGCATTATTTAGGTGTGCCAACTACACGGGCATTGAGCTTAGTAAGTACAGGTGAACAGGTCTTGCGGGATATGTTTTACGATGGCCGTGCTGCTTATGAGCCAGGTGCAGTAGTTATGAGGGTCGCTCCGTCTTTTTTAAGGTTTGGAAACTTTGAAATGTTGGCGGCAAGAGAAGATAGAAGTCTTCTGAAAAAGCTTATAAATTTTACTATAGATAACTATTATCCGCATATCACAGGGACAGACAAGATTGCTCAGTGGTTCGGTGAGGTGGTCGAGCGTACAGCAAGCCTTATGGTTGAATGGCTGAGAGTCGGTTTTGTGCATGGGGTTATGAATACAGACAATATGTCTATTTTAGGTTTAACAATAGATTATGGCCCATATTCTTTTCTTGATAATTATGATTTAGACTTCACGCCTAATACTACCGATTTGCCGGGCCGAAGATATGCTTTTGGCAAGCAGGCTTTTGTTGGTCAATGGAATTTGGGGTGCCTTGGTGGCGCTTTGACTCCTATATGCACAGAGACAAGTGAGCTGATAAAGATTATTGAAGGATATGAAAATATCTTTTATGAGAAATTTTACCAGATGATGGGGGATAAATTAGGGCTGGATCAGGTGAAGTCTGATGACAAAGAGCTTATCCATCTTGTAGAAAAGGTACTGCAAGATATTCAGCCAGATATGACCATGTTTTACCAGTTGTTGGCGGATGTGAGTTTGGAAACAAACGATGAGGGGGCGGTGGTTAGTCATTTTGAAAGTTGCTTGTACAAACCGCTTTCCTCTGAACAATCTAGCAAGTTGACAGAATTGCTTCATCTTTATATCAAAAGAATTAAGGCGAATCAAATATCACGAGAGGAGTCTGTAAAACGAATGAGAGCAGCGAATCCGCGATTTATCTTGAGGAACTACCTGTTACACCAAGCAATTGAAGAGCTGGAAGAGGGGAAAAATGACCTTTTTCGAAAGTTAGAAAAGGCCATCAAACAGCCGTATTCTACCGAATATGATGAGTTTTTTGTGAAAAGACCTGCGTGGGCTGATGAAAAAGCTGGTTGCTCTATGCTTTCATGTAGTTCTTAA
- a CDS encoding DUF4468 domain-containing protein, translated as MKKILSTFVLLLSVLVVKAQELPINDATEKVTFMEVVDATGLSANDIYTTMKTWAKSNGLKITEDKADEKEFVTTGILPAPYERAKGRTEVSNVNYKFYFYAKEGKYRFIATDFVHEGSDKTMSGGELENEAPECGPSVSNGNWNLIKKKTKNGMDELIEDLKKKIKVAQNDPTKNSDW; from the coding sequence ATGAAAAAGATTCTGTCAACTTTTGTTTTACTCCTATCTGTTCTTGTTGTAAAGGCTCAAGAGCTGCCTATCAATGATGCTACAGAGAAAGTTACCTTTATGGAAGTGGTGGATGCTACTGGGCTTAGTGCAAATGATATCTATACGACAATGAAAACCTGGGCAAAGTCAAACGGCCTAAAAATTACAGAAGATAAAGCTGATGAAAAAGAGTTTGTGACTACAGGTATACTTCCTGCTCCATATGAGCGGGCAAAAGGCCGTACAGAAGTGAGCAACGTCAATTATAAGTTTTATTTTTATGCTAAAGAAGGAAAGTACCGATTCATAGCAACAGACTTTGTGCATGAAGGTTCTGATAAAACAATGAGTGGGGGCGAGCTAGAGAATGAAGCTCCTGAATGTGGCCCATCTGTAAGTAATGGTAATTGGAACTTGATCAAAAAGAAAACAAAAAATGGCATGGATGAGCTAATCGAAGACTTGAAGAAAAAGATTAAAGTAGCTCAAAATGATCCTACAAAGAATAGTGATTGGTAA
- a CDS encoding methyltransferase domain-containing protein, with protein sequence MVPNNIYGKALLDYFSGEKDDVNLLLHTSYGTVEEMPVEVFFRNREDFSKLENIALSLCRGKVLDVGAGAGAFTIELEDTGLQITALEVNPSCCDIMQRMGVQDIRQEDIWTFSGEKFDTILLIMNGIGIAETLNKLPDLLLKLKGLLNPEGQILFDSSDINYLYFDQKKPTAHYYGEISYQYEYEGKKDPPFSWLFVDEATLLEVCKSLNMNLEILYKNTEDQYLGRITL encoded by the coding sequence ATGGTTCCAAACAACATTTACGGTAAAGCCCTTTTAGATTATTTTTCTGGCGAAAAAGATGACGTAAACCTTTTGCTGCACACAAGCTATGGCACGGTAGAAGAAATGCCAGTAGAAGTCTTTTTCCGCAATCGCGAAGATTTTTCCAAATTGGAAAACATAGCTTTGTCTCTTTGCCGTGGAAAGGTACTAGACGTAGGAGCTGGCGCAGGTGCATTTACCATAGAGTTGGAAGATACCGGACTCCAAATTACAGCACTGGAAGTAAACCCTTCTTGCTGTGATATTATGCAAAGGATGGGCGTCCAAGACATCCGCCAAGAAGACATTTGGACATTCTCGGGAGAAAAATTTGACACCATCCTATTAATAATGAATGGTATAGGCATTGCCGAAACGTTAAACAAACTCCCAGATCTTTTACTAAAGCTTAAGGGCTTGCTTAACCCTGAAGGGCAAATACTTTTCGACAGTAGCGACATTAACTACCTATATTTTGATCAGAAGAAACCTACCGCTCATTATTACGGTGAAATTAGCTACCAATATGAATATGAAGGTAAAAAAGACCCACCTTTTAGTTGGCTGTTTGTAGACGAGGCAACACTTCTAGAAGTTTGTAAGAGCCTTAATATGAATTTAGAAATATTATATAAAAATACCGAAGATCAATATTTAGGCAGGATTACCCTTTAG
- a CDS encoding oxygenase MpaB family protein produces MEFFVKEQSIVRKIWGKSDTVLFIFAGAAAEFALNKAVDWLYFTGRLPKDPLGRLFSTVEYARKIVFSEREEALKTIDMIASIHKNVEEKRGKEVPDWAYRDVLFMLIDYSIRSWELLKRRLSKQEKEEVYAVFYALGDRMGVPGLPSSYNEWLKARAEHLDHDLERSAYTKDLFKQYRKHLGGFRFWLVLHAQRMLCPAKVLELLNMGRFSVLKPIVFLYRPISEFKIAWYMKVLLLPVKYRKRIKRLDIE; encoded by the coding sequence ATGGAGTTTTTTGTAAAAGAACAATCTATAGTAAGGAAAATCTGGGGCAAATCAGATACTGTGCTTTTTATATTTGCAGGCGCAGCGGCTGAGTTTGCGCTCAATAAGGCTGTGGACTGGCTATATTTTACAGGGCGGTTGCCTAAGGATCCATTGGGGCGTCTTTTTTCTACTGTTGAATATGCTCGTAAAATAGTATTTTCAGAAAGAGAGGAGGCGCTAAAGACTATAGATATGATAGCTTCTATTCATAAAAACGTGGAGGAGAAAAGGGGAAAGGAAGTCCCCGATTGGGCTTATCGCGATGTACTATTTATGTTGATTGATTATTCGATCCGCTCATGGGAATTATTGAAGAGAAGGCTGTCTAAACAAGAAAAGGAGGAGGTTTATGCAGTGTTTTATGCTTTAGGCGATAGAATGGGAGTTCCTGGACTGCCTTCTTCTTATAATGAATGGTTGAAGGCGAGAGCAGAACACTTGGATCATGACTTGGAAAGAAGTGCCTACACAAAAGATCTTTTTAAACAATATAGAAAACACTTGGGAGGGTTTAGGTTTTGGCTGGTTTTGCATGCACAGCGGATGCTGTGTCCTGCGAAAGTGCTAGAATTGCTGAATATGGGAAGGTTCTCTGTATTAAAACCTATAGTTTTTTTATATAGACCTATTTCAGAATTTAAAATAGCCTGGTATATGAAAGTGTTACTACTGCCTGTAAAGTACAGAAAAAGGATAAAAAGGTTGGACATTGAGTAG
- a CDS encoding S-adenosylmethionine:tRNA ribosyltransferase-isomerase, which produces MALPKTKHPSDIQIQDYTYKLPDEKIAYFPLPERDCAKLLVYEEGEIKDDIYQNFGNYIPKRALLAFNNTKVVQARLLFPGSGSKPVEFFCLEPANQNTEINQALQQTNKVIWNCMTKRLKKSKETEFTTLLPNGQDPIQLTAKIVGEANGIYQVQFSWTPSDKTFAEVLHLAGLVPLPPYIKRDTNSSDKERYQTVYAMHNGSVAAPTAGLHFTPRIFEQLQKQHIDIDYITLHVGAGTFKPVKAEILAQHEMHSEQIVVEKSFLKKLKASLDKDVIAVGTTSVRTIESLYWFGLKIKLGLYKEDSPLVVGQFDPYDLIDLITPAEALEILISFLDNKGADTLIARTEIMIAPGYRWKFITGLATNFHQPESTLILLIAAFVGQQWEKIYDHALKENYRFLSYGDGSLLFRKT; this is translated from the coding sequence ATGGCTTTACCGAAAACAAAACATCCTTCAGACATTCAAATTCAGGACTACACTTATAAGCTTCCTGATGAGAAAATAGCATACTTCCCTTTACCTGAAAGGGACTGTGCAAAACTGCTCGTTTACGAAGAAGGAGAAATAAAAGATGATATATACCAGAACTTTGGCAACTATATTCCCAAAAGAGCACTTTTAGCTTTCAATAACACCAAGGTGGTGCAAGCCAGGTTACTATTCCCAGGCAGCGGCAGTAAACCTGTAGAGTTCTTCTGCCTTGAACCTGCCAATCAAAACACTGAAATCAATCAGGCGCTACAGCAAACCAATAAAGTTATATGGAACTGCATGACCAAGCGTCTCAAAAAAAGTAAAGAAACAGAATTTACCACGCTCCTCCCCAACGGACAAGATCCAATTCAACTAACTGCTAAAATAGTTGGTGAAGCAAATGGAATATATCAGGTACAATTTAGCTGGACACCCTCAGACAAAACATTTGCAGAAGTGCTTCACTTGGCGGGCCTAGTCCCCTTGCCTCCATACATCAAAAGAGACACCAACAGTAGTGACAAAGAACGTTACCAGACGGTATATGCTATGCACAATGGCTCTGTAGCAGCTCCGACGGCTGGGCTTCACTTTACCCCTCGTATATTTGAGCAGCTACAAAAACAACATATCGATATTGATTATATTACCCTACATGTAGGTGCCGGAACTTTTAAGCCTGTTAAAGCAGAAATTCTGGCCCAACATGAAATGCACAGTGAGCAAATAGTTGTAGAAAAGTCTTTCCTTAAAAAGCTCAAAGCATCTCTCGACAAGGATGTAATTGCAGTAGGCACCACCTCAGTAAGAACGATTGAAAGCTTGTACTGGTTTGGGCTAAAAATCAAACTCGGACTGTATAAAGAAGACAGCCCCTTGGTAGTGGGGCAGTTTGATCCTTATGACCTGATAGACCTCATAACGCCAGCAGAAGCTTTGGAGATACTTATTAGCTTTTTGGACAACAAAGGTGCTGACACGCTCATTGCACGCACAGAAATAATGATTGCCCCAGGATATCGCTGGAAGTTTATTACCGGACTGGCCACTAATTTCCACCAACCTGAAAGCACGCTTATTTTATTAATTGCTGCTTTTGTTGGACAACAATGGGAAAAAATATATGACCATGCCCTGAAGGAAAACTACCGCTTCCTGAGCTATGGAGACGGCTCCTTATTATTCAGAAAAACTTAA
- a CDS encoding RNA-binding S4 domain-containing protein: MQFELNTHEYIELNKLLKITNLVGTGGEANVLITDGEVLVNGQVETQKRKKLRSGDTVEFDGQTIQVR; encoded by the coding sequence ATGCAATTTGAACTGAATACCCACGAGTATATAGAACTTAACAAACTCCTAAAAATTACAAATTTAGTAGGGACAGGCGGTGAAGCCAATGTCCTAATCACAGACGGCGAAGTTTTAGTCAATGGGCAGGTAGAAACCCAAAAAAGAAAGAAGTTAAGAAGTGGCGATACAGTAGAGTTTGATGGACAGACTATCCAAGTCAGGTAA